In Flavobacteriales bacterium, the genomic window TTTTGCTTACTATCGCAGTCAGCCTGCATTGATGGATACCGTGTACCAACAGATCATCAACGAAGCGTCACGGATGCAATCGGAAGAAGGTTTGAAGTAACGATCTAACGCGCGAGGGCGCCGGACTTTGAAAGGGAAGGCATAAACGATCGCAGGAAAATTTCTGCGGTATCCTTCACCGCTTGTTCCACCGGAATAAACTCAATGCCCACAGCCTGCACAATCTTTTCGTTGGAATAAAAATACTGGCGGTGCGCCATGCGGGCGGTTTCCTTTGTAATTAGCGGCTTCACTCCGGTGAGCAACGCCCTGGCACTTTCAAAACGCCATGCCATTTCACTGATAATATAACCGGCTTCTATGCTTGCCTTGCTCTTTCCAAGGACCTCGGCAATCCACTCAAATACGAGTTTATACGGACAGTTCTCAGATGAGATAATGAACCGTTCATTTTCAACCTCACTTTGCATTAACCGGATCATTGAAGCACTCACATCCCGTACATCCACAAAACCGTTGATCCCGGAGGTGTAATAACCCAATCCTTCCCACACCTTGTAGAACATACTGGCGCTTCCTCTCTTCCAGTTACCCGGCCCTATGATGACTGATGGGTTGATGATGTATGCGTTAAGTCCTTCGGCAATACCCCTCCAGACCTCACGTTCACCGTAGTATTTGCTGACCGAATAGAGTGAATTATCGGAAGACGGGCGCC contains:
- a CDS encoding NAD-dependent epimerase/dehydratase family protein, whose amino-acid sequence is FDRQSETYYLYHMNLVTGGTGLLGSHLIYDLVRKGEKVRALRRPGSDISLTRDVFSYYCQDSEALFSEIEWVEGDVLDIFSLQDALIGVNQVYHCAALVSFNPSTRRKMLQVNVEGTANVVNLSLEAGIEKLGYVSSIAALGRANADGDVVTEKTEWRPSSDNSLYSVSKYYGEREVWRGIAEGLNAYIINPSVIIGPGNWKRGSASMFYKVWEGLGYYTSGINGFVDVRDVSASMIRLMQSEVENERFIISSENCPYKLVFEWIAEVLGKSKASIEAGYIISEMAWRFESARALLTGVKPLITKETARMAHRQYFYSNEKIVQAVGIEFIPVEQAVKDTAEIFLRSFMPSLSKSGALAR